Proteins encoded within one genomic window of Glycine soja cultivar W05 chromosome 1, ASM419377v2, whole genome shotgun sequence:
- the LOC114408842 gene encoding uncharacterized protein LOC114408842: MSLNCLTCSQLLQRTDSYGELFAEKEYTKICKQVDRSLSSNMSSSTSKCELPKGGAVAKVKAGHRRNYSTGDVPYPPGSPGPTLVRSSGMRRNWSFEDVAEKKDQGVS, from the coding sequence ATGAGTCTCAATTGCCTCACCTGCAGCCAGCTTCTCCAAAGGACAGACTCCTATGGGGAGTTATTTGCAGAAAAGGAATACACTAAAATATGCAAACAGGTTGATAGAAGCTTGTCAAGTAACATGTCATCATCAACATCCAAATGTGAGCTACCAAAAGGTGGTGCTGTGGCCAAGGTTAAGGCCGGTCATCGCCGCAATTATAGCACCGGAGACGTTCCTTATCCTCCTGGCAGCCCAGGACCAACATTGGTGCGAAGCAGCGGAATGAGAAGAAACTGGAGTTTTGAGGATGTTGCTGAAAAGAAAGACCAGGGTGTGAGTTGA
- the LOC114408828 gene encoding uncharacterized protein LOC114408828 has protein sequence MENNHSAAGTQDSSMMKSVDQRVRSKARNDIMTRRLKNRERQRRYRARKRLEAETKKSFVVEETPAVQVELQPNRNHNNNNLVTRIYCKRDWKKDARRAHVFKHQQMNGSIDPPTIISVPEVTCLAIGNKPETVPEREIQSGSSGVVITDTPRVVLGRRDWKAEARRKKN, from the coding sequence ATGGAAAACAATCATAGTGCAGCTGGAACACAAGATAGTTCTATGATGAAGTCTGTTGATCAAAGGGTACGTTCAAAAGCGCGTAATGACATAATGACTCGACGTCTGAAGAATCGAGAGAGACAACGAAGATATAGGGCACGTAAGCGTCTAGAAGCCGAAACAAAGAAGTCATTTGTTGTAGAAGAGACACCAGCTGTGCAAGTAGAACTACAACCAAACAGgaaccacaacaacaacaacttggTCACCCGTATCTATTGTAAACGAGATTGGAAAAAGGATGCAAGACGAGCCCATGTTTTTAAGCATCAACAAATGAATGGATCTATTGATCCTCCAACCATAATTAGTGTACCTGAGGTGACATGCTTAGCCATTGGAAACAAGCCAGAAACAGTTCCAGAGAGGGAAATTCAGTCTGGATCTTCTGGTGTTGTTATTACTGATACTCCTAGAGTGGTGCTGGGTCGAAGAGATTGGAAAGCAGAAgctagaagaaagaaaaactag
- the LOC114408853 gene encoding protein HAIKU1 — MDNSKNRHNDSLGVNKLGKNIRKSPLHQPNFANNAARQQPQPQVYNISKNDFRDIVQQLTGSPSQDPPPRPPHNPPKPQSMRLQKIRPPPLTPINRPRMPPPMPMPAAPPSVPYNNAIPRPAQFGQPPTPPGDIWSNTTESPISAYMRYLQNSIMDPGQRGNQVQPQPHPYPQPQVPGNVQPHPPPLSALLPNPPIPMYPSLRFNGPVPPMNATNPPVPSLPSPQANGPPPLLPSPTSQFLLPSPTGYMNLLSPRSPYPLLSPGIQFPSPLTPNFPFSSMAQPGILGPGPQPPPSPGLMFPLSPSGFFPISSPRWREH; from the coding sequence ATGGATAACTCCAAAAACAGGCATAATGATAGTTTGGGTGTGAATAAGTTGGGGAAAAATATAAGGAAGAGCCCTTTGCACCAGCCCAATTTTGCTAATAATGCTGCTAGGCAACAACCTCAGCCTCAGGTTTACAACATTAGCAAGAACGATTTCAGGGACATTGTTCAGCAGCTTACTGGATCACCCTCCCAGGATCCTCCACCTAGACCTCCACACAATCCACCAAAGCCGCAGAGCATGAGGCTGCAGAAAATTAGGCCTCCCCCGTTAACGCCCATCAATCGGCCTCGCATGCCGCCGCCAATGCCCATGCCTGCTGCCCCTCCTTCCGTTCCGTACAATAATGCCATACCAAGACCTGCTCAGTTTGGACAACCGCCTACTCCGCCTGGGGATATATGGTCTAATACAACCGAGTCACCCATCTCTGCTTACATGCGTTACCTTCAGAATTCAATAATGGATCCAGGTCAAAGGGGTAACCAAGTTCAGCCTCAGCCACATCCATACCCTCAACCTCAAGTGCCGGGCAATGTTCAGcctcatcctccaccattgtctGCTTTGCTTCCTAATCCTCCCATTCCCATGTACCCATCTCTGAGATTTAATGGACCTGTTCCACCTATGAATGCTACAAACCCTCCAGTGCCTAGTCTTCCTTCACCACAAGCAAATGGCCCTCCTCCCCTTTTACCTTCTCCAACCTCTCAATTCCTCCTGCCTTCTCCAACTGGTTACATGAATTTGCTATCCCCTCGGTCACCATATCCTCTACTGTCACCTGGCATTCAGTTCCCATCTCCTCTTACACCGAATTTTCCATTCTCGTCCATGGCGCAGCCAGGGATTTTAGGCCCTGGACCCCAACCTCCTCCTTCTCCGGGCCTTATGTTTCCGTTATCTCCTTCAGGCTTTTTTCCAATCTCAAGTCCCAGGTGGAGAGAGCACTAG